One Prunus dulcis chromosome 8, ALMONDv2, whole genome shotgun sequence DNA window includes the following coding sequences:
- the LOC117636575 gene encoding deoxyhypusine hydroxylase-B isoform X1 yields the protein MGSLNEEGTTTSFESSPEMVKFLCDRLLDPTQPISERFRALFSLRNLKGPGPRNALITATRDSSNLLAHEAAFALGQMQDADAIPALVAVLNDLSLHPIVRHEAAEALGAIGLESNVPLLENSLALDPAQEVKETCALALNRIEQLKDSGNQSLDEKSPFMSVDPAAPATSSSSVNQLREVLLDEKKNMYERYAALFALRNNSGDEAVSAIVDSLGSKSALLRHEVAYVLGQLQNKDASAALSNILMDRNEHPMVRHEAAEALGSIADDQSVSLLEEFAKDPEPIVSQSCEVALSMLEFERSGKSFEYLFMQAPPVQ from the exons ATGGGTTCACTGAATGAAGAAGGCACCACGACCAGCTTTGAGTCATCACCGGAGATGGTGAAGTTTCTCTGCGACCGATTGCTCGACCCGACCCAGCCCATCTCGGAGCGCTTCAGAGCCTTGTTCTCTCTCCGCAACCTCAAAGGCCCTGGCCCTCGCAACGCACTCATTACCG CAACAAGAGATTCTTCTAATTTGTTGGCGCATGAGGCTGCATTTGCATTGGGTCAAATGCAAGATGCGGATGCAATCCCTGCTTTGGTAGCGGTTCTCAATGATCTCTCTTTGCATCCCATAGTTCGTCATGAG GCAGCAGAAGCTCTTGGTGCAATTGGTTTAGAGAGCAATGTTCCTCTTTTAGAGAATAGTCTGGCTTTAGATCCAGCTCAGGAGGTAAAAGAAACTTGTGCGTTGGCCCTTAATCGAATAGAGCAGTTGAAGGATTCTGGTAATCAATCCTTGGATGAAAAGTCACCTTTTATGTCAGTTGATCCTGCTGCACCAGCTACTTCTTCATCTTCTGTAAATCAGCTAAG GGAAGTTCTTCtggatgaaaagaaaaacatgtatGAGCGCTATGCAGCTCTATTTGCTCTGCGGAATAATAGTGGAGATGAAGCTGTTTCCGCTATAGTTGATTCTTTGGGTTCAAAAAGTGCCCTCTTGCGTCATGAG GTTGCTTATGTGTTAGGACAATTGCAAAACAAAGATGCTTCAGCCGCTCTTTCCAACATACTTATGGATAGAAATGAGCACCCAATGGTTAGACATGAAGCTGCTGAAGCTCTGGGTTCCATTGCAG ACGACCAAAGTGTATCACTTCTCGAGGAATTCGCAAAGGACCCTGAGCCTATCGTGTCACAGAGTTGTGAAGTTGCTCTAAGCATGCTGGAATTTGAAAGATCAGGAAAATCCTTTGAG TACCTCTTCATGCAAGCTCCTCCGGTGCAATAG
- the LOC117636575 gene encoding deoxyhypusine hydroxylase isoform X2, translating into MGSLNEEGTTTSFESSPEMVKFLCDRLLDPTQPISERFRALFSLRNLKGPGPRNALITATRDSSNLLAHEAAFALGQMQDADAIPALVAVLNDLSLHPIVRHEAAEALGAIGLESNVPLLENSLALDPAQEVKETCALALNRIEQLKDSGNQSLDEKSPFMSVDPAAPATSSSSVNQLREVLLDEKKNMYERYAALFALRNNSGDEAVSAIVDSLGSKSALLRHEVAYVLGQLQNKDASAALSNILMDRNEHPMVRHEAAEALGSIAGLTA; encoded by the exons ATGGGTTCACTGAATGAAGAAGGCACCACGACCAGCTTTGAGTCATCACCGGAGATGGTGAAGTTTCTCTGCGACCGATTGCTCGACCCGACCCAGCCCATCTCGGAGCGCTTCAGAGCCTTGTTCTCTCTCCGCAACCTCAAAGGCCCTGGCCCTCGCAACGCACTCATTACCG CAACAAGAGATTCTTCTAATTTGTTGGCGCATGAGGCTGCATTTGCATTGGGTCAAATGCAAGATGCGGATGCAATCCCTGCTTTGGTAGCGGTTCTCAATGATCTCTCTTTGCATCCCATAGTTCGTCATGAG GCAGCAGAAGCTCTTGGTGCAATTGGTTTAGAGAGCAATGTTCCTCTTTTAGAGAATAGTCTGGCTTTAGATCCAGCTCAGGAGGTAAAAGAAACTTGTGCGTTGGCCCTTAATCGAATAGAGCAGTTGAAGGATTCTGGTAATCAATCCTTGGATGAAAAGTCACCTTTTATGTCAGTTGATCCTGCTGCACCAGCTACTTCTTCATCTTCTGTAAATCAGCTAAG GGAAGTTCTTCtggatgaaaagaaaaacatgtatGAGCGCTATGCAGCTCTATTTGCTCTGCGGAATAATAGTGGAGATGAAGCTGTTTCCGCTATAGTTGATTCTTTGGGTTCAAAAAGTGCCCTCTTGCGTCATGAG GTTGCTTATGTGTTAGGACAATTGCAAAACAAAGATGCTTCAGCCGCTCTTTCCAACATACTTATGGATAGAAATGAGCACCCAATGGTTAGACATGAAGCTGCTGAAGCTCTGGGTTCCATTGCAGGTTTGACTGCTTG A
- the LOC117636573 gene encoding poly [ADP-ribose] polymerase 1 isoform X2 yields the protein MANPQPPKPWKVEYAKSSRSSCKTCKSPIEKEKLRLGKMVTATQFDGFMPMWNHADCIMKKAKQIKSTDDVEGLELLRWEDQKEIRNYVQSGGPPDTITTATTTTSKISSGIEVSPTSRATCKSCNQKILKAEVRISTKPEGQGPRGLAWHHANCFMELSPSTEVEKLSGWETLPVADQAAVRALVKKVPSNARGKKTEEQEDKEFLQQSTSNTVTKRRKGSGGDQKSKVARLEGDVSMNRDVSVRDATDLESKLEAQSKELWALKDDLKKHVTTAELREMLEANVQDSTGSELDLRERCADGMMFGALSRCPICSGFLRYSGGMYRCHGYISEWSKCSYSTEEPERLEWKWKVPEDTDNQYLNKWFKSQKVEKPVRILPPSTPNKPSGSQAFNGQSQSSNSASLADLKVAFRGLPKESMEEWSRQIEGVAGLVHSKIKKDTNCLVVSGALDDKDAEMRKARRMKLPIVREDYLVDCFKKQKKLPFDLYKVEVVGVASSMVTVKVKGRSAVHESSGLQDTCHILEDEKSIYNTTLSMSDLSTGVNSYYILQIIQDDKSSDCYVFRKWGRVGNDKIGGNKLEDMSKSDAICEFKRLFLEKTGNSWEAWEQKQNFQKQPGRFFPLDIDYGVNKQVSKKNQNNAASKLAPPLAELMKMLFNVETYRAAMMEFEINMSEMPLGKLSKSNIQKGFEALTEIQNLLNSNGHAPSIKESLIVDASNRFFTVIPSIHPRVIRDEDDFKSKVKMLEALQDIEIASRLVGFDADTDDSLDEKYRKLRCDIDPIPHDSEDFQLIKKYLLTTHAPTHTDWSLELEEVFALEREGEFDKFAPYRKKLNNRMLLWHGSRFTNFVGILSQGLRIAPPEAPATGYMFGKGIYFADLVSKSAQYCYTDKKNPVGLMLLSEVALGEVHELKKATYMDKPPKGKHSTKGLGKKIPQESEYVKWKDDVIVPCGKPVPSNIKASELMYNEYIVYDKAQVKMQFLLKVRFHHKR from the exons atgGCGAACCCTCAGCCCCCGAAGCCATGGAAGGTGGAGTATGCCAAGTCGTCGAGATCATCATGCAAGACCTGTAAATCCCCCATTGAGAAAGAGAAGCTTCGCCTTGGCAAGATGGTCACGGCCACCCAATTCGACGGCTTCATGCCT ATGTGGAACCATGCTGATTGCATAATGAAGAAAGCAAAGCAGATAAAATC AACCGATGATGTTGAAGGCCTAGAGCTCCTTCGTTGGGAAGATCAGAAGGAAATTAGAAATTATGTACAAAGTGGTGGACCCCCAGATACAAtaacaacagcaacaacaacaacaagcAAGATCAGTAGTGGTATTGAAGTTTCACCAACTTCTCGTGCTACTTGCAAGAGCTGCAACCAAAAGATTTTAAAAGCAGAG GTCCGTATATCAACCAAGCCTGAAGGTCAAGGACCTAGGGGCCTGGCATGGCACCATGCCAACTGTTTCATGGAATTATCACCATCCACCGAAGTGGAGAAGTTGTCTGGATGGGAGACCCTCCCAGTTGCTGATCAGGCAGCTGTACGTGCCTTGGTTAAGAAGGTTCCTTCTAATGCAAGAG GCAAGAAAACTGAGGAACAAGAGGATAAAGAATTTCTGCAACAGTCAACGTCTAACACTGTCACAAAACGAAGAAAAGGTAGTGGTGGTGATCAGAAGTCAAAAGTTGCTAGGTTGGAAGGAGATGTGTCAATGAACAGGGATGTGTCCGTGAGGGATGCTACTGATCTGGAGAGTAAACTGGAGGCCCAATCTAAAGAGCTGTGGGCACTGAAAGATGATCTTAAAAAGCATGTGACGACTGCTGAGTTGCGTGAAATGCTTGAAGCAAATGTTCAAGATTCAACAGGATCAGAGCTTGATTTGCGTGAGCGCTG CGCTGATGGAATGATGTTTGGAGCACTTAGTAGATGCCCAATCTGTTCTGGTTTTCTTCGTTATTCTGGGGGCATGTACCGGTGCCATGGCTACATATCAGAGTGGAGTAAGTGTTCTTACTCTACTGAGGAACCTGAACGCCTTGAATGGAAGTGGAAAGTCCCAGAAGATACAGACAATCAATATCTTAATAAG tGGTTTAAATCACAAAAGGTTGAGAAACCTGTGCGGATACTGCCTCCATCAACACCTAACAAACCTTCTGGAAGTCAAGCTTTCAATGGCCAATCTCAGTCATCTAACAGTGCAAGCTTGGCAGATTTGAAAGTTGCTTTTCGTGGATTACCAAAAGAATCCATG GAAGAATGGAGTAGACAAATTGAGGGTGTAGCTGGACTGGTTCATTCGAAGATCAAGAAAG ATACTAATTGCTTAGTTGTGAGTGGAGCTCTTGATGATAAGGATGCTGAGATGAGAAAAGCAAG GAGAATGAAATTACCAATTGTTAGGGAGGATTATCTGGTTGATTGCtttaaaaaacagaagaagctTCCATTTGATCTGTAcaaagttgaagttgttggtGTAGCCTCTAGCATGGTCACTGTCAAAGTGAAAGGCCGAAGTGCTGTTCATGAATCTTCTGGTCTGCAAGATACATGTCATATACTTGAGGATGAGAAAAGCATCTACAATACGACCTTAAGCATGTCTGATTTATCAACTGGTGTTAACAG TTACTACATTCTCCAAATTATACAAGATGATAAGAGTTCAGACTGCTATGTGTTTCGTAAATGGGGACGAGTGGGGAATGATAAAATTGGAGGTAACAAACTGGAAGATATGTCGAAATCAGATGCGATCTGTGAATTTAAACGTTTGTTCCTTGAGAAGACTGGGAATTCGTGGGAAGCATGggagcaaaaacaaaattttcagaagCAACCTGGCAGATTCTTTCCATTGGATATT GATTATGGGGTTAACAAACAGGTTTCCAAGAAAAATCAGAACAATGCAGCCAGCAAACTAGCTCCTCCTTTAGCAGAATTGATGAAGATGCTTTTCAATGTTGAAACATACAG AGCTGCCATGATGGAATTTGAGATAAATATGTCAGAAATGCCACTTGggaaattgagtaaaagcaATATCCAAAAGG GGTTTGAAGCATTAACGGAAATACAGAATCTGTTGAATAGTAATGGCCATGCTCCTTCCATTAAAGAGAGCTTGATTGTAGATGCAAGCAATCGATTTTTCACTGTGATACCTTCCATACATCCACGTGTTATTAGAGATGAGGATGATTTTAAGTCAAAG GTGAAAATGCTAGAAGCTCTCCAGGACATTGAAATTGCTTCCAGATTAGTTGGTTTTGATGCTGATACCGATGACTCCCTTGATGAGAAGTATAGGAAGCTCCGGTGTGATATTGATCCAATTCCTCATGATAGTGAAGATTTTCAgttgattaaaaaatatctTCTTACTACTCATGCCCCTACACATACG GATTGGAGCCTTGAGCTTGAAGAAGTTTTTGCTCTTGAAAGGGAAGGGGAATTTGATAAATTTGCTCCCTATCGGAAAAAGCTTAACAACAGAATGCTTCTTTGGCATG GTTCTCGGTTTACAAATTTTGTGGGCATACTTAGCCAAGGACTGAGAATAGCTCCTCCTGAAGCTCCTGCTACTGGTTATatg TTTGGCAAGGGGATTTACTTTGCTGACCTTGTCAGTAAGAGTGCTCAGTATTGCTATACAGACAAGAAGAATCCTGTGGGCCTCATGCTTCTAAGTGAAGTTGCCTTGGGGGAGGTCCATGAGCTCAAGAAGGCTACG TATATGGACAAACCTCCTAAAGGAAAGCACTCTACAAAGGGGCTTGGCAAGAAAATACCTCAGGAGTCGGAGTATGTAAAATGGAAGGACGATGTCATCGTGCCTTGTGGAAAACCAGTGCCATCAAATATCAAGGCCTCTGAGCTAATGTATAACGAGTACATTGTTTATGATAAAGCTCAA GTTAAGATGCAATTCCTGTTGAAGGTGAGGTTTCATCACAAGAGGTGA
- the LOC117638129 gene encoding LOB domain-containing protein 16: MASGAGSNGSGTGSPCGACKFLRRKCASDCIFAPYFCSEQGPARFAAIHKVFGASNVSKLLLHVPVHDRCEAVVTIAYEAQARIRDPVYGCVAHIFALQQQVACLQAQLMQVKAQLAHQSLVDSRNIESTQWPGNVNGVTNFPNYPSYMNPISPQSSLESIDHNCSDIAMNMQEIQSSRDEFSYQACSKKRPYNGDLGELQALALRMMRN; encoded by the exons atggCTTCTGGGGCTGGCAGTAATGGCTCTGGCACTGGCTCTCCTTGTGGGGCATGCAAGTTTCTGAGGAGAAAGTGTGCCTCTGACTGTATCTTTGCACCTTATTTTTGCTCTGAGCAAGGGCCTGCTCGATTTGCTGCCATTCACAAAGTGTTTGGTGCTAGCAATGTGTCCAAATTGTTGTTGCATGTCCCTGTTCATGATCGTTGTGAAGCTGTTGTCACAATTGCCTATGAAGCTCAAGCAAGAATCAGAGATCCTGTTTATGGATGTGTGGCTCACATTTTTGCCCTGCAACAACAG GTGGCATGTTTGCAAGCACAATTGATGCAAGTAAAGGCTCAACTGGCTCACCAGAGCCTTGTTGATTCAAGGAACATAGAGAGCACTCAGTGGCCAGGGAATGTGAACGGAGTCACAAACTTTCCAAATTATCCAAGTTACATGAATCCTATTTCACCTCAGAGCTCGCTTGAATCCATTGACCACAACTGCAGTGATATTGCTATGAATATGCAGGAGATACAAAGCAGCAGAGATGAGTTCTCATACCAAGCTTGTTCTAAGAAGAGACCATACAATGGTGACTTGGGGGAGCTTCAGGCACTGGCCCTCAGAATGATGAGAAACTGA
- the LOC117636573 gene encoding poly [ADP-ribose] polymerase 1 isoform X1: MANPQPPKPWKVEYAKSSRSSCKTCKSPIEKEKLRLGKMVTATQFDGFMPMWNHADCIMKKAKQIKSTDDVEGLELLRWEDQKEIRNYVQSGGPPDTITTATTTTSKISSGIEVSPTSRATCKSCNQKILKAEVRISTKPEGQGPRGLAWHHANCFMELSPSTEVEKLSGWETLPVADQAAVRALVKKVPSNARGGKKTEEQEDKEFLQQSTSNTVTKRRKGSGGDQKSKVARLEGDVSMNRDVSVRDATDLESKLEAQSKELWALKDDLKKHVTTAELREMLEANVQDSTGSELDLRERCADGMMFGALSRCPICSGFLRYSGGMYRCHGYISEWSKCSYSTEEPERLEWKWKVPEDTDNQYLNKWFKSQKVEKPVRILPPSTPNKPSGSQAFNGQSQSSNSASLADLKVAFRGLPKESMEEWSRQIEGVAGLVHSKIKKDTNCLVVSGALDDKDAEMRKARRMKLPIVREDYLVDCFKKQKKLPFDLYKVEVVGVASSMVTVKVKGRSAVHESSGLQDTCHILEDEKSIYNTTLSMSDLSTGVNSYYILQIIQDDKSSDCYVFRKWGRVGNDKIGGNKLEDMSKSDAICEFKRLFLEKTGNSWEAWEQKQNFQKQPGRFFPLDIDYGVNKQVSKKNQNNAASKLAPPLAELMKMLFNVETYRAAMMEFEINMSEMPLGKLSKSNIQKGFEALTEIQNLLNSNGHAPSIKESLIVDASNRFFTVIPSIHPRVIRDEDDFKSKVKMLEALQDIEIASRLVGFDADTDDSLDEKYRKLRCDIDPIPHDSEDFQLIKKYLLTTHAPTHTDWSLELEEVFALEREGEFDKFAPYRKKLNNRMLLWHGSRFTNFVGILSQGLRIAPPEAPATGYMFGKGIYFADLVSKSAQYCYTDKKNPVGLMLLSEVALGEVHELKKATYMDKPPKGKHSTKGLGKKIPQESEYVKWKDDVIVPCGKPVPSNIKASELMYNEYIVYDKAQVKMQFLLKVRFHHKR; the protein is encoded by the exons atgGCGAACCCTCAGCCCCCGAAGCCATGGAAGGTGGAGTATGCCAAGTCGTCGAGATCATCATGCAAGACCTGTAAATCCCCCATTGAGAAAGAGAAGCTTCGCCTTGGCAAGATGGTCACGGCCACCCAATTCGACGGCTTCATGCCT ATGTGGAACCATGCTGATTGCATAATGAAGAAAGCAAAGCAGATAAAATC AACCGATGATGTTGAAGGCCTAGAGCTCCTTCGTTGGGAAGATCAGAAGGAAATTAGAAATTATGTACAAAGTGGTGGACCCCCAGATACAAtaacaacagcaacaacaacaacaagcAAGATCAGTAGTGGTATTGAAGTTTCACCAACTTCTCGTGCTACTTGCAAGAGCTGCAACCAAAAGATTTTAAAAGCAGAG GTCCGTATATCAACCAAGCCTGAAGGTCAAGGACCTAGGGGCCTGGCATGGCACCATGCCAACTGTTTCATGGAATTATCACCATCCACCGAAGTGGAGAAGTTGTCTGGATGGGAGACCCTCCCAGTTGCTGATCAGGCAGCTGTACGTGCCTTGGTTAAGAAGGTTCCTTCTAATGCAAGAGGTG GCAAGAAAACTGAGGAACAAGAGGATAAAGAATTTCTGCAACAGTCAACGTCTAACACTGTCACAAAACGAAGAAAAGGTAGTGGTGGTGATCAGAAGTCAAAAGTTGCTAGGTTGGAAGGAGATGTGTCAATGAACAGGGATGTGTCCGTGAGGGATGCTACTGATCTGGAGAGTAAACTGGAGGCCCAATCTAAAGAGCTGTGGGCACTGAAAGATGATCTTAAAAAGCATGTGACGACTGCTGAGTTGCGTGAAATGCTTGAAGCAAATGTTCAAGATTCAACAGGATCAGAGCTTGATTTGCGTGAGCGCTG CGCTGATGGAATGATGTTTGGAGCACTTAGTAGATGCCCAATCTGTTCTGGTTTTCTTCGTTATTCTGGGGGCATGTACCGGTGCCATGGCTACATATCAGAGTGGAGTAAGTGTTCTTACTCTACTGAGGAACCTGAACGCCTTGAATGGAAGTGGAAAGTCCCAGAAGATACAGACAATCAATATCTTAATAAG tGGTTTAAATCACAAAAGGTTGAGAAACCTGTGCGGATACTGCCTCCATCAACACCTAACAAACCTTCTGGAAGTCAAGCTTTCAATGGCCAATCTCAGTCATCTAACAGTGCAAGCTTGGCAGATTTGAAAGTTGCTTTTCGTGGATTACCAAAAGAATCCATG GAAGAATGGAGTAGACAAATTGAGGGTGTAGCTGGACTGGTTCATTCGAAGATCAAGAAAG ATACTAATTGCTTAGTTGTGAGTGGAGCTCTTGATGATAAGGATGCTGAGATGAGAAAAGCAAG GAGAATGAAATTACCAATTGTTAGGGAGGATTATCTGGTTGATTGCtttaaaaaacagaagaagctTCCATTTGATCTGTAcaaagttgaagttgttggtGTAGCCTCTAGCATGGTCACTGTCAAAGTGAAAGGCCGAAGTGCTGTTCATGAATCTTCTGGTCTGCAAGATACATGTCATATACTTGAGGATGAGAAAAGCATCTACAATACGACCTTAAGCATGTCTGATTTATCAACTGGTGTTAACAG TTACTACATTCTCCAAATTATACAAGATGATAAGAGTTCAGACTGCTATGTGTTTCGTAAATGGGGACGAGTGGGGAATGATAAAATTGGAGGTAACAAACTGGAAGATATGTCGAAATCAGATGCGATCTGTGAATTTAAACGTTTGTTCCTTGAGAAGACTGGGAATTCGTGGGAAGCATGggagcaaaaacaaaattttcagaagCAACCTGGCAGATTCTTTCCATTGGATATT GATTATGGGGTTAACAAACAGGTTTCCAAGAAAAATCAGAACAATGCAGCCAGCAAACTAGCTCCTCCTTTAGCAGAATTGATGAAGATGCTTTTCAATGTTGAAACATACAG AGCTGCCATGATGGAATTTGAGATAAATATGTCAGAAATGCCACTTGggaaattgagtaaaagcaATATCCAAAAGG GGTTTGAAGCATTAACGGAAATACAGAATCTGTTGAATAGTAATGGCCATGCTCCTTCCATTAAAGAGAGCTTGATTGTAGATGCAAGCAATCGATTTTTCACTGTGATACCTTCCATACATCCACGTGTTATTAGAGATGAGGATGATTTTAAGTCAAAG GTGAAAATGCTAGAAGCTCTCCAGGACATTGAAATTGCTTCCAGATTAGTTGGTTTTGATGCTGATACCGATGACTCCCTTGATGAGAAGTATAGGAAGCTCCGGTGTGATATTGATCCAATTCCTCATGATAGTGAAGATTTTCAgttgattaaaaaatatctTCTTACTACTCATGCCCCTACACATACG GATTGGAGCCTTGAGCTTGAAGAAGTTTTTGCTCTTGAAAGGGAAGGGGAATTTGATAAATTTGCTCCCTATCGGAAAAAGCTTAACAACAGAATGCTTCTTTGGCATG GTTCTCGGTTTACAAATTTTGTGGGCATACTTAGCCAAGGACTGAGAATAGCTCCTCCTGAAGCTCCTGCTACTGGTTATatg TTTGGCAAGGGGATTTACTTTGCTGACCTTGTCAGTAAGAGTGCTCAGTATTGCTATACAGACAAGAAGAATCCTGTGGGCCTCATGCTTCTAAGTGAAGTTGCCTTGGGGGAGGTCCATGAGCTCAAGAAGGCTACG TATATGGACAAACCTCCTAAAGGAAAGCACTCTACAAAGGGGCTTGGCAAGAAAATACCTCAGGAGTCGGAGTATGTAAAATGGAAGGACGATGTCATCGTGCCTTGTGGAAAACCAGTGCCATCAAATATCAAGGCCTCTGAGCTAATGTATAACGAGTACATTGTTTATGATAAAGCTCAA GTTAAGATGCAATTCCTGTTGAAGGTGAGGTTTCATCACAAGAGGTGA